From the genome of Anopheles funestus chromosome 2RL, idAnoFuneDA-416_04, whole genome shotgun sequence:
taccgttttaaataaaatcatgtaaaaaatggaaaacattacGAGTAAAGATGGTagttgggaaataaaaatatattatataaaaaaattttgttaatatgAACAATGATTTtgaattctaaaaaaattgtacttctcttcaaattatatttttacaaaaataaccTTGAAGATAACGCGGCCACACATTTCAACTACAATATAACGCTTTTATCGAGCACATTACCACATCGTTTTTCTCTCGTAATCAGACACCAAGACCTTAACCACAAGGAAACCGACATGTATTTCATGCAACTGAACAtcaaatgtgaacattgtaATCAATTAGTGCATGAAGATCAACTGGATGAAATGTGATAGTGTTGCCCAGCCTACAGCACATGGATAGTTCACCTTAAGTGTGATGTTTCACGGGTAGACAACCTCAACTTGTGGTACAATTCCGACTATTAGAACGACTATAAAACGGCCAAGCTTCTACCACAACAGACATCATTGGGTAGTCGAGTGTTCTACGAGTAACACAAGTTAATCTGTTACTACAGTTGCTACTTCTTATCAGCGCCGTTTGTATCCTGCTTCAACTAACTCCAAAATGGCTTCAAAGGTAAAACATGAGTTATTTTTTCTCGGTAGATTTTAACATTGTACATTTTGTTCAAAGATCTCGCTCATCGCATTTGCTCTGCTGCTGGTGAATGCTAATGCACAGCAGTACGGACAGCAGCTGGGTCGTCGATCACAAGAACGTTTGAACCAACTCCGATCCTATGACGATGGTGTACGATCCTCTCGCAACTATAATGATCAGTACAACGAGCAACGGTATTCGGGCCGCAACCAGGACCAGGATCTGCAGGATCGCCGTGAATCCGACTACGATCGCGATGACTACAGCTATGGATACGCTGTGCGCGATGAGCTTTCGGGAGACATCAAGAGCCAGCAGGAAGTGCGCAACGGCGATAGGGTACGAGGCCAGTACCGCACATTGGAATCGGACGGCACGGAACGTATCGTCGACTATACGGCGGACGATGTACGCGGATTCAACGCAGTCGTACGTCATCAGCCATCGGTTGGATCGAGAGCACAGCTCGTCCACACCCTGCAGCCAGCCGTCCTGCTTAGACAGCCGACCGTCGGACAGCTGGTTTCGGGCAACCATCGTCCCGCTCTGCTCACCACTCCTCAGCAAACTTCCACCGTTCTGCTGCGCAACTGATTTCCTCCCGCTCTGATCATGGATACGGTGTGTACCCACACGAAGAATGCCGATAATgttaattcaataaaatgcCTTCCCCAAACGTAGCGCGTTGATTTGTTGATCATTACGATTGTCGGATTCTGCAGCTCATggaaagaaagggagagagagtaCGCATGAggggaaaaaatcgaaataacaaaaccaaGAGCCAAGTTTTTTACGGGGAGCTATGACAGAAGTATGGCAGCTATCAGCTCCACAATCAATCTACCGCATCCGGGACAGTCTGTCCGGGTGCATCCGGCGCAACACGGGTGAATTATGGACCCGGACGATTGAAGCAACTGAAGGCCCGTCGACTCATTCCATCTCATTGCTGTCAAATTAACGAGCCTCTGCGGTACGTTCGAGTCCGTCCGCACCGCAAGACGGCCACGTTTTCTTCGTGCTCACAGTAGATGGCAATACTTTAAACCCGCTAAATCTCAACCCCAACCTAATCTAACCGGTCTCGTATCCCCTTTTGCATCCCGTGACGCGGCAAAAGCGCAACGGAAGATGATCATGACGGGTGACGCTGAAACGCTGCTTTAACGACCATCATCAGCGAATGCTGCGGGTGACTTAAACGCTGGGAACGAGCGCAAGTGACGAACGCTGCGAATCGCAATCGCGCATAGCAAAAGGGTGGCAAAGCGAGCAGGCCCGGCATACATTGGTGATGGTGTCTGTGAAATTCTGCACCACGCTCTTCATTTACCAGCACCCTATTGCCCCATTGCATTGTATGGCCTTCACAAATGGGTGAAACACCCGGTAGGGAACAATTTATTAATCGGTCTTCCCTGGTcggcaggtttttttttgcgggaaGGCTTGTGCGACCTCGGGGACGGGAATTATTCTGACCTGAAACCTGGCGGTCCCAAAGTATGATAAGCGGGAACACACCACCATCGGGCAGGCAGCGGAAAAGCtcggaaacaaaacagaaaagaatgCACCAGCCAGTGGCAAGCGGAGCTGACGGCTGAAAAGTGGgctgaaacgaaaacaaaacttttcatttctcTCAACATAGAGGCTGTCGGGTAATAGTAGTAATAGTGGGTGAAAAAGAAGGACAGAAACCTGACccggagaagaaagaaaaaaaatcccaccttCCGCCCATATCGGGGTGAGGCAGCCACCTCGTTGGCACTTCCGTTGGCACAGTTTTCAGCAGATTAGCTAATTAATTCAAATCTCCACGAATGAGGCTTTGAGTGAGGATGAGTAATTAAATCGGTGCGTGTGAGGACGCACCGTATGGGAGCCGCCAATGGGGAAGACAGTGCGGACTGTCTTTACTATTCCTTCGTGCTTGTGCGTCTCGTTCGGGTAGCATATGGATATTTGGTGTTGTTGTGACTTCCTTCCACTGCTACCAAGGGAGAAATGAAACGCCTCAAGCCACCGAGGCCAACTCATTTCCTTCATGCCCTCGCGGTAATTCGAAAAGCATGGGTTTGgagcagcaaacaacaaaaaatcactccACCGAGCCACAGTGTGTTCCCGGTGTGTTGCTATTGTGAGGAGTATGGAGCGGGAAAACAGGTTGGTCAGTAGGGCTTGCCCCGGGCTTTGATAGTCATTGGCGATGCAAAACAGTCTGTGGGAGCTAGATGTTTGGTGTTATCGGTGCGATAGTCCATAAAAAGTCACCATTTGAGCTAAATAAGTcggttgaatta
Proteins encoded in this window:
- the LOC125765478 gene encoding cuticle protein 21-like, which gives rise to MASKISLIAFALLLVNANAQQYGQQLGRRSQERLNQLRSYDDGVRSSRNYNDQYNEQRYSGRNQDQDLQDRRESDYDRDDYSYGYAVRDELSGDIKSQQEVRNGDRVRGQYRTLESDGTERIVDYTADDVRGFNAVVRHQPSVGSRAQLVHTLQPAVLLRQPTVGQLVSGNHRPALLTTPQQTSTVLLRN